ACTTACCATTCAAATCCGTGTGCATCCACGCGGAGCGTTATAATTCAGTCGGAGCTTGAACTCCCACTGAATTGTAAATATGTACCCACCGCCTACGCTTTTTCAAGCTTAGAGGCGGGGGACATCTCCGACTGAGTTATATGGTTGTACAAAATATTACAGAAAATAACATTTCTTTTATAGTTGCTGTGCTAATTGCTATCCTAATTTTCTTATTGTCATAATCATAATAAAAGTATACAATACAAGAAGAATACTACGATAAAATTTTACAGGAGGAGTACAAATGAACACAACAACATCCGAAATAATAAAAGAATTACGACAAAGGCAAAATCTAACACAAAAAGAATTGGCTGATATCATTGGTGTTAGTGATACTATAATAGCTGATTTGGAAGAAGGAAAGGGCTTGCCAGACACTGAATTAATTGAGAAATTATCAAAAGCATTAAATATATCTATAATAGAACTTATAAATGGCAAATACATAACTAATACTAACACAGCAGGCAATATGTTAAAATCAAAATTTTCGGTGTGTCCAATTTGCCAAAATATAATTCATTCATTGGGAGAGAGTGTAAATTGCTGCTGTGGTATTACTTTGCAAGTTTTAGAGCCAATACCCGAGAATGAAAAACATACAATGAATTGTGAGATGGTTGAAAACGAATATTATGTTTCAATGACTCATGGTATGACTAAAGAACATTATATGTCATTTATTGCGTATGTAACTGATAATAGATGTGAGATTGTAAAGCTATACCCAGAGCAAACGGCAGAAGCTAGATTTTTAAATAGAGGAAAAGGCAAATTATATGCTTATTGTAATTTGCATGGATTATTTGAAAAGAAAATATAACCACTTTTTCTAGTTAGTCAATTGGTGTTTTGAGAAAAAT
The window above is part of the Clostridiales bacterium genome. Proteins encoded here:
- a CDS encoding helix-turn-helix domain-containing protein gives rise to the protein MNTTTSEIIKELRQRQNLTQKELADIIGVSDTIIADLEEGKGLPDTELIEKLSKALNISIIELINGKYITNTNTAGNMLKSKFSVCPICQNIIHSLGESVNCCCGITLQVLEPIPENEKHTMNCEMVENEYYVSMTHGMTKEHYMSFIAYVTDNRCEIVKLYPEQTAEARFLNRGKGKLYAYCNLHGLFEKKI